Proteins co-encoded in one Acidobacteriota bacterium genomic window:
- a CDS encoding AAA family ATPase — translation MSELETGADSIRKFLHELDIRIRARYPLIAINTFEEDRVREALIDLVFQERHKEKSLYFWSRPSGLQKVSDPKEGLLSSPQTIGDTEDPESLLGFISEQKTGIFLLCDYAPYISPYGQEDPLLVRRLREIAWKLKSTKATILFVGPNFPELKTLEKEVTQIELDLPRESEIEDSIELQFENLRSNGLDISLTKETQDALQQSLLGLTAVEISNVVAKAVISCNGLNQDSINVILEEKKNVIRGSGSLTYVHPEPASNLGGYQSLRAILERAAYTFSPRAKARHVEPCKGILLVGLPGCGKDLCKRVASSITNRALLDLDFGSIMGEGGGVIGSSAMSIKRALSIAGTIKGILGISEFEKAVSGMKSSNKTDGGETARTISYLLNWMQDNKDVLVFATANDVRELESEQFRIGRFSYIHFVDLPESEDRREIFRVHLKKRHLDTDQFDLEKLVDKSKDFSGAEIEGAVQDGVLEAFIDGDRQAETRDIIKAAEGITPTAQMMSEKIEEIRKWARNNIKGVGSRNENPGITGNRADRIYEL, via the coding sequence ATGTCTGAATTAGAAACCGGTGCCGACAGCATCCGGAAGTTCCTGCATGAGCTAGATATCAGGATCAGAGCCCGATACCCACTTATCGCAATCAATACTTTCGAAGAAGACCGAGTACGAGAGGCGTTGATCGATCTCGTCTTTCAGGAGCGGCATAAGGAAAAGTCTCTCTATTTCTGGAGCCGCCCAAGCGGCCTTCAGAAGGTGTCTGATCCAAAAGAGGGTCTGCTAAGTTCGCCTCAAACGATCGGCGATACCGAAGATCCCGAAAGCCTTCTTGGTTTTATTAGCGAGCAGAAGACAGGTATTTTCCTGCTGTGTGATTACGCACCCTATATCTCACCGTACGGGCAGGAAGACCCTTTGCTGGTTCGACGACTTCGTGAGATCGCCTGGAAGCTGAAATCGACGAAAGCCACAATTCTCTTCGTAGGACCGAACTTCCCAGAACTCAAGACGCTCGAAAAGGAAGTAACGCAAATAGAACTCGACCTTCCGAGGGAATCAGAGATCGAAGACTCGATAGAGCTTCAGTTTGAGAATCTGCGTTCGAACGGTCTCGATATTAGCCTTACCAAAGAAACCCAAGACGCACTGCAGCAGTCTCTTCTTGGTCTGACAGCAGTCGAGATCAGCAATGTCGTCGCAAAGGCGGTCATCAGTTGTAACGGTCTGAATCAGGATTCGATCAATGTCATTCTTGAAGAAAAGAAAAACGTCATTCGAGGTAGCGGCTCATTGACCTATGTTCATCCCGAACCGGCAAGCAACTTAGGCGGCTACCAATCGCTTCGAGCCATCCTCGAACGCGCAGCATACACATTCAGTCCGAGAGCAAAAGCACGCCACGTCGAACCTTGCAAGGGAATTCTCCTCGTCGGATTGCCGGGTTGCGGAAAGGATCTCTGTAAACGGGTCGCGTCAAGCATCACGAATCGGGCTCTGCTTGATCTGGACTTTGGTTCGATCATGGGTGAGGGCGGAGGTGTCATTGGCTCATCCGCGATGTCGATAAAGCGGGCGTTATCTATCGCTGGCACGATTAAAGGCATTCTTGGTATCAGCGAGTTCGAAAAAGCGGTCTCAGGAATGAAGTCGTCCAACAAGACCGACGGCGGCGAAACGGCCCGAACCATCTCCTATCTTCTCAACTGGATGCAGGACAACAAGGACGTTCTCGTTTTCGCGACCGCGAACGACGTTCGAGAGCTCGAATCCGAACAGTTCAGGATCGGCCGGTTCTCATACATTCATTTTGTCGACCTTCCGGAAAGCGAGGATCGTCGAGAAATATTCCGAGTCCATCTCAAGAAGAGACATCTCGATACCGACCAGTTCGACCTGGAAAAGCTCGTAGATAAGAGCAAGGATTTCTCCGGTGCGGAGATCGAAGGTGCAGTACAAGACGGAGTCCTTGAAGCCTTTATCGACGGTGACCGGCAGGCCGAGACTCGCGACATCATTAAGGCCGCCGAGGGCATCACGCCTACAGCTCAGATGATGAGCGAGAAGATCGAAGAGATCCGCAAATGGGCACGGAACAATATCAAAGGCGTAGGCTCCCGAAACGAAAATCCTGGCATTACCGGAAACCGCGCCGATCGGATCTATGAACTCTAA
- a CDS encoding DUF1257 domain-containing protein — translation MSKYMTFDSQSFPNRELLLEALAECGFASPTVGTDITLEGWDKRDPQTADVVIGRREVRGQSLLGDIGFRKTSKGYVAVIDDMDLSYRLGKDFIVRLQNNYHEAAARKMAKKLGGTLSKERVGKTLKIRIKY, via the coding sequence ATGAGTAAATACATGACATTCGACTCTCAGTCGTTTCCGAATCGAGAACTGCTTCTCGAAGCCTTGGCCGAATGCGGGTTCGCATCCCCGACTGTGGGAACTGACATTACTCTCGAAGGATGGGACAAACGCGATCCACAAACAGCGGACGTCGTAATCGGGCGTCGTGAAGTACGCGGACAATCGCTTTTAGGAGATATCGGCTTCAGGAAAACGTCAAAGGGCTATGTTGCGGTTATCGACGACATGGATCTGTCCTATCGCCTCGGCAAAGATTTCATCGTTAGACTGCAAAACAACTATCACGAAGCTGCCGCGAGGAAGATGGCAAAGAAGCTTGGGGGAACGCTTAGTAAAGAGCGGGTGGGAAAGACTCTCAAGATACGGATTAAATATTGA